Proteins from one Toxotes jaculatrix isolate fToxJac2 chromosome 13, fToxJac2.pri, whole genome shotgun sequence genomic window:
- the tpi1a gene encoding triosephosphate isomerase A — protein MASRSFFVGGNWKMNGNKESLGELITTLNTASLHDQTEVVCAAPSIYLDFARSSLDPRIGVAAQNCYKVAKGAFTGEISPAMIKDCGADWVILGHSERRHVFGESDELIGQKVAHALESGLGVIACIGEKLEEREAGTTEEVVYAQTQVIAENVKDWGKVVLAYEPVWAIGTGKTATPEQAQEVHEKLRSWLRANVSDDVADSLRIIYGGSVTGANCRELASQADVDGFLVGGASLKPEFVDIINARA, from the exons ATGGCGTCCAGGAGCTTCTTCGTGGGAGGAAACTGGAAGATGAACGGGAACAAGGAGAGTCTCGGGGAGCTGATCACGACCCTGAACACCGCCAGCCTGCACGACCAGACCG AGGTGGTGTGTGCTGCTCCCTCCATCTACCTGGACTTTGCTCGGTCCAGTCTGGATCCCAGGATCGGTGTCGCAGCCCAGAACTGCTACAAAGTGGCCAAGGGAGCGTTTACAGGGGAGATCAG CCCGGCTATGATAAAGGACTGTGGAGCAGACTGGGTGATCCTGGGACACTCGGAGCGCCGTCATGTGTTCGGGGAAAGTGACGAGCTGATTGGCCAGAAG GTGGCTCACGCCCTGGAGAGCGGTCTAGGTGTGATTGCCTGCATCGGAGAGAAGCTGGAGGAGCGGGAGGCAGGCACCACAGAAGAAGTCGTATATGCTCAGACACAGGTCATTGCAG AGAATGTGAAGGACTGGGGGAAAGTGGTGCTGGCATATGAACCTGTGTGGGCCATCGGCACAGGAAAGACAGCCACACCTGAACAG gctcaGGAGGTCCATGAGAAGCTGCGGTCGTGGCTGAGAGCCAACGTCTCCGACGACGTGGCCGACTCTTTGCGCATCATCTACGGAG GTTCCGTGACGGGAGCTAACTGCAGAGAGCTGGCGTCTCAGGCCGACGTGGACGGATTCCTGGTTGGCGGAGCTTCTCTGAAACCAGAGTTTGTTGACATCATCAACGCGCGTGCGTAA